The following are from one region of the Nostoc cf. commune SO-36 genome:
- a CDS encoding patatin-like phospholipase family protein, which produces MSFKILALDGGGIRGVVAARILQQVEQEIRNQGKGEFLHEYFDLIAGTSTGSILTGGIAVGSTSDQLIKMYQNRGKDIFPTARKERYKNFPSFIKPILDVFSASRYSHDGIISVLKDAYKSIRIKDIEKPIILILAYDTLYRNTTFFTNCHPDLGDRWYDDCYLWQICTASASAPTFFPPYKLEPVDKEKFGDWEFPHIDGGVSANNPSLAALSLVMRVSQSSVSPTIKQKYKLDNLRLEDISILSIGTGQTGEPYKYEQISNWRGLDWVQNLTNIFMEPSSEIDSTICRQIMGGYESKRYLRLQFDLNETFKPKPKETYKDPRIVLPPEDRKNKFTNEKITEEIDNANFEIVQQLIDTTSAFIERGLTYYTRDDSGSPIKKAIASFIKDN; this is translated from the coding sequence AAGAAATTAGAAATCAGGGGAAAGGAGAGTTTTTACACGAATACTTTGACCTAATTGCTGGCACTTCTACTGGTTCAATCCTAACAGGAGGGATTGCTGTAGGAAGTACGAGCGATCAACTAATTAAAATGTATCAAAATCGGGGTAAAGATATATTTCCGACAGCTAGAAAAGAGCGCTATAAAAACTTTCCTTCCTTCATTAAACCAATTCTTGATGTCTTCTCAGCATCTAGATATTCTCATGATGGAATTATTAGCGTCCTCAAAGATGCTTATAAATCTATAAGAATAAAGGATATTGAAAAACCTATTATTTTGATTCTTGCTTACGATACGCTATATCGCAACACAACCTTTTTTACAAATTGTCATCCCGATTTAGGAGACAGATGGTACGATGACTGTTATTTATGGCAGATATGTACCGCTTCTGCTTCAGCACCTACTTTTTTTCCACCATATAAATTGGAACCTGTAGATAAAGAAAAATTTGGTGATTGGGAATTCCCTCACATTGATGGCGGAGTTTCTGCTAATAACCCATCTCTGGCAGCTTTAAGTTTAGTTATGAGGGTTAGTCAGTCTTCAGTCTCTCCAACAATCAAGCAAAAATATAAACTGGATAATCTCCGACTGGAAGATATTTCTATCCTTTCTATTGGCACAGGTCAAACTGGTGAACCATATAAATATGAACAAATAAGCAATTGGAGAGGCTTAGATTGGGTTCAAAATCTTACTAATATTTTTATGGAACCGTCATCTGAGATTGATAGTACGATTTGTCGGCAAATCATGGGTGGCTATGAGTCTAAACGTTATTTACGTCTTCAGTTTGACTTAAATGAGACATTTAAACCTAAACCAAAAGAGACTTATAAAGATCCTCGCATTGTATTACCTCCAGAAGATCGAAAAAACAAATTTACAAATGAAAAAATCACTGAAGAAATAGATAACGCTAATTTTGAGATTGTTCAGCAGTTAATAGATACTACCTCTGCATTTATTGAGCGAGGTCTGACGTACTATACCAGAGACGACTCTGGTTCTCCGATAAAAAAGGCGATCGCCTCCTTTATTAAAGATAACTAA
- a CDS encoding gluconeogenesis factor YvcK family protein: MSNGFLRQALNALQKQSRSRTSYRVNQWFKWLSPGLSVKRWLLISIGGVLLASLGLAIWIKLTPIFWMIELVRGFLGVITNLLPNYISGPLVLLGGLLLVLWGQTRTVGSITKVLRAEGGEELIDVLMAHRRLYRGPKIVVIGGGTGLSTLLRGLKTYSANITAIVTVADDGGSSGRLRQEFGVLPPGDIRNCLAALADEEKLLTELFQYRFRAGDGLTGHSFGNLFLTAMSDITGDLEQAVAASSKVLAVRGQVLPATLSDVRLWAELADGRRIDGESSIPKAGGKIVKIGCIPANPPAVPAAIKALKEADYIIIGPGSLYTSLIPNLLVPEIADAIAKTDAPRIYICNIMTQPGETEGYTVADHIRAIDAACGERRLFDAVLIHKKSPSEQSLIRYAQQNSHPVFLDREAVTQLGRRIVPANVLFEDETGVIRHNPQKLAQVLLRWYGRVNH; the protein is encoded by the coding sequence ATGTCAAATGGTTTTCTCAGACAAGCCCTCAACGCCCTGCAAAAGCAGTCGCGCTCCCGTACTTCCTATCGGGTTAACCAGTGGTTCAAATGGTTATCCCCTGGACTATCGGTAAAACGTTGGTTGTTGATCAGTATTGGGGGTGTACTGCTGGCAAGCTTGGGGTTAGCTATTTGGATTAAGCTAACCCCAATTTTTTGGATGATTGAGTTGGTTAGAGGTTTCTTGGGAGTCATCACCAACCTCTTACCGAACTATATCAGTGGGCCTTTGGTGCTGCTTGGCGGCTTGCTGTTAGTGCTTTGGGGCCAAACTCGCACTGTCGGCTCAATTACTAAGGTACTGAGAGCAGAAGGCGGAGAGGAACTCATTGATGTCTTGATGGCTCATCGTCGATTGTACCGAGGCCCAAAAATAGTAGTAATTGGTGGTGGTACAGGACTTTCTACGTTGTTGAGGGGACTGAAAACCTACAGCGCTAATATTACAGCTATTGTCACTGTTGCCGATGATGGTGGATCTTCTGGGCGGTTGCGTCAAGAATTTGGAGTGCTACCACCAGGGGATATTCGCAATTGTTTAGCTGCACTAGCAGATGAAGAAAAGTTATTAACAGAATTGTTTCAATACCGTTTCCGAGCTGGAGATGGTTTAACTGGTCACAGTTTTGGTAATTTATTTTTAACGGCAATGAGTGATATTACTGGAGATTTAGAACAAGCAGTTGCAGCCAGTTCTAAAGTACTAGCGGTACGGGGACAAGTACTACCAGCAACTCTCAGTGATGTTCGCCTCTGGGCAGAATTAGCCGATGGTCGCCGCATTGATGGGGAGTCTAGCATTCCGAAAGCTGGCGGTAAAATAGTTAAAATTGGCTGCATTCCAGCTAATCCTCCGGCAGTGCCAGCAGCTATTAAAGCACTTAAAGAAGCTGATTACATTATTATTGGCCCAGGTAGCCTTTATACAAGCCTAATTCCTAATTTATTAGTACCAGAAATTGCCGATGCGATCGCTAAAACAGATGCCCCCCGTATTTATATCTGCAATATAATGACTCAACCAGGAGAAACGGAAGGCTACACTGTTGCAGACCACATCAGAGCAATTGATGCAGCTTGTGGAGAAAGACGGCTATTCGATGCTGTACTAATACACAAAAAATCCCCCTCAGAGCAATCACTCATCCGCTATGCCCAACAAAACTCCCATCCCGTTTTCTTAGATAGAGAAGCCGTAACTCAGCTAGGACGAAGGATTGTTCCAGCTAATGTTTTGTTTGAAGATGAAACGGGTGTTATTCGTCACAATCCGCAGAAGCTAGCACAAGTGTTATTGCGGTGGTACGGTAGAGTTAATCACTGA
- the ruvC gene encoding crossover junction endodeoxyribonuclease RuvC → MEKRILGLDPGLAILGFGAISCTQNLNKIPETTVNMLDFGVIKTSADVEMGQRLCTLFDDLHTVMEEFKPDLVAIEKLFFYRMSSTILVAQARGIVILVLGQRRLPYVEFTPAQIKQALTGYGNADKSEVQEAVARELDLDEIPKPDDAADALAVALTASYQL, encoded by the coding sequence ATGGAAAAACGAATTTTAGGATTAGATCCAGGATTGGCAATTTTAGGATTTGGGGCAATTAGCTGCACACAAAACCTCAACAAGATACCAGAGACTACAGTAAATATGCTGGATTTTGGAGTAATTAAAACGTCCGCAGATGTGGAAATGGGACAACGCCTATGTACCTTGTTTGATGATTTACACACCGTGATGGAAGAATTTAAACCAGATTTGGTTGCGATCGAGAAACTATTTTTTTATCGGATGTCAAGTACAATCCTGGTTGCACAGGCGCGGGGTATAGTTATTTTAGTGTTGGGGCAGCGTCGTCTTCCTTATGTAGAGTTTACTCCTGCTCAAATTAAACAGGCTTTAACCGGATATGGTAATGCTGATAAATCGGAAGTACAAGAAGCTGTGGCGCGGGAGTTGGATTTAGATGAGATCCCTAAGCCGGATGATGCTGCG